TAGTTAAGTAAAAAATATCTGTTAACCCCCCGGCCATATGGCCGGGATTTGAGAAGAGGGGCTTGAGGTGAAAATACATTGGAAGGTTTTTCTGCTGGTTCCGACTATGTTGCTTTTCCTGTCGGCGGCAGCCGTCGCCGACCCCATCGACGACGCCGAGGACTTACCGGCAACCGCCGCCGAGATGCAGTTCATCAATCGCGTTGTCGATCAGGTCAAGGCGGCCGTGCCTCCCCTGGAAGGCTGGAATCGGAATGTGAGTGTCACCGCATCGGGTAACACGGTTCGGGAAGGAAAACAGGTGTTGATTTACGAAAGAGCCCGTAACTTCCCCATGGAGATCAACATGCAGCTCAGCTTCAAACGCATCACAGCGGCCCAGAAAAAACAAGCCGTTGAGGAAAAGTCCGCTCAGGAGCTCCAACAGGAGATGATGAACGCCGCCATGAGCGGTGACACGCAGAAGTCGGAGCAGCTCCAGCAGCAGCTTGCTGTGATGATGCAGGCCCAGATGACAGCGGGGCCCATGGGCCAGGCCGCAGGGGTTACCCCGATAACTCCACTGGAAAAACCCACCAAATTTTACATCCAGGTGATCATAAACGGGGAGGGCGAGCACATCGGCAAAGAGTACGACATGCCGATGTCAGGTGTGACCCACGCCTTCCGTGTCGACAAGGGTAAGGAGGATTATCTCAGCTATACATTCTATTTAGGCGCCTGGGATGTCAGTGAACTGGATCGGAAGAACTGGAAGGTCATTTTTCCTGAAAGCATCCAGTCGCCTGCCAAGCACCTGCGCGCCATGGTGGTCCGGGTAAACCTCTACGGGGACAGGGACAGCGTGGAAGGTTACCTGAAAAACTCCCTGGATCTGGGCAGACTTAATAGACTGCCGCATTAGCTGACCTGGATGAGATTGGTCGAGGAGGTAACGATTATGAAGAAGGTAATGTTGGCGCTAATCCTGCTTGCCGTGGTGACGGTGGCCGCTGTGCCATTGTCAGCAAACGCAGAGGACCTTTCCGCTGCCCAGCAGAAAATCCTTAAAAGCACCGGGGTTCCGGTGTACCCGGGGTCCACCTACACAACGGGGGATAATGAAATCGCTACGGTGCTCTGGTTTAGCACCACGGATTCCCCGGATAAGATCATGGCCTGGTATGAGAAGAAGCTCTCCGGCTGGTCGGTGCTCGTGTTGAACGGCTCCAAGGTCCTCTACAAGGGGCCCAAAGGCATGGTGGCAAAAGACCTTTCGTCAAAACCGTACATCTTTGCCGAGGCTAAACATGAGATCCCCGATGATACGGAGGTAGAAATAACAATCCGGATCCCCAAGTAACTGGTGAAATTCTAAAGGAGACAAACGTTATGAAAAGAACGATGATTTTTACATTGACGATCTGTTTGCCGCTGATCTTTTCGGCGGGAATCGCCTTGGCGGCAGACCTGCCGGCAAAGGATGTGAAGATACTGAAAGAGGCGGGGATCCCCCTCTACAAGGGAGCTGAATTCCTCAATGGCGGCCTGGGTGGTGAAATAGGCGCCCGTTTCGCCAGTTCGGCGCCGGTGGAGGATGTGCGTGCGTTCTATAAAGGAAAATTCCCAGCCTGGGCACTTAACGCCGAATACGGAAGCTGGATTCTGTACGACGGGAAACCCGGCGGCGGGCCTGCCGCCTACATGGGCAAGCAGCAGGTCTCGGTGAAGGAGAATAAGAATCTCCCCTCATGGTTCGGCGTTGCCAAGAACATGACCACCGAGATCATGATCGTCGTGCCGCCCAAATAGCTCCGGCCGTAAGGCGCCAGGGACCATGATGCCAAACGGCCAATGTTATTACTCTTCCTCTCCCCTGGAGGGAGAGGATTGAGGTGAGGGGGAAAGGGTTAACCTGAACGAGCGGGCGAGAGAAAAGGGTTTTCAGTTGCGAAGGTGCCGGTAGCTGGACAGGGGCACAGGAGGATAAAAATGAAAGTTTCCATGTCTAAAACTGTTTTTGCTGTTCTTGCCGCCGCCGCTGTATTGCTGGGCAGCCAGTGGGCATCGGCCGCCAACCTGCCCACATGGGGAGGTCAGACGACCACCAATCAACCCCAGCCGATACAGCGGTCCCAACCGACGATCGTCTCACAGCCGGCTGCCAACGTTGCCTTGTCAGTGCAGATCCCTCAGCCCGGCACCTGGACAGCACCTGGAACAACTTCTGGAACCAGTTCGGGCGCCACGGTAATTACCCCCACGCAGCGGCCCCGGTCCTTCCAACCAAAGGCCCGGTCCATGGTGACCCCACGCACCGGTTTTTCCAACAGAGGGATAAACTTTCAGCCGAAAGCTCTCGGCCAGGTTGAGGAGAGAAGGGCTTCCGGCTTCGGCCCACAGCTTCCCGCCATCGCTCCGGTTACCACCTGCTCCGGCTACAGGCAGACCCCTGATGTCGACCGTCTTACCGCCCCCCCCAGATACCTTCCCTATCAGTTGGCAACATTCACCCCTAGATCCGCTCCGGGAGCCGACCTCCACTGCACCGATTTGAGAGGCGCATTTCTGTACCGTGTTGATTTCAAAGGAGCCAACCTCCGGGGTGCGAATCTGTCCGGAGTTGATCTTCTTGGAGCTGATTTTACGGGGGCTTTTCTCGAAGATGCCGACATGACAGGAGCGGACGCTGTAGCCGCGAATTTTACAAACGCCAGGCTGAACCGTACCAATTTAAGTAATACGATCATTGAGAAAGCAAACGGCGCGGATTTCAGAGGAGCGATTATCAACAATTTGGGTTTGGCCGGTTCCCTGAAGAATGCGCATTTTGACGGCCTGGATTTCAGGAAACTTAGAACGTTTAGCTCTGGCCTTGGTGCAGATTTTTCCGGAGGAACCTTTGCGGGCACCAATTTTTCTGGTATTTCCATCCACCTCTCGGATTTTTCCAACGCCTATCTGGTTAGGGATTCATTTGAGAATGCCAGCATTTCGGCCGCAAAATTCGTCGGGGCGGATCTTTCCCTGGCGGATTTTTCCAATGCTCTTCTACGTGAGATTGATTTCTCCAACGCCACATTAACAGGGGCAAAGTTCATAGCAACTGAGTCAGGGTATATGGGGCCTAGTGGGCGTTTGGCGGATAGAGGCAACTCCCTGGTGGAACCTCGCCTGGATTTTACCAATGCCATGGCTGTAGATACGGATTTTTCACGGGCTTATTTGTATAAAGAGGTTTTCAAGGGAACAAATATGTTGCGGGCCATTTTTGACGGGGCCATGTTAAGAAATTCCGTTTTTTCGAAAAACAACCTGACAGAGGCCAGTTTCGTCGGAAGTGATCTGAGAGAATCGTTTTTTAACGGAGTTAATGCAGAAAAGGCAAGGCTCGATTCTTCAAAACTGGCAGGCAGTTTTATTAGTGGGTCGAATTTCAAGCAGGCCAGTATGTCTAACGTGGAGATGAATTATTCAAAAATTCACGATGCCAGCTTCTACCAGGCAAATCTGGAGCAGTCCGGACTTATAAACTCAGAGTTCAAATCGGTGGACCTGAGGATGGCTAATTTTCAGGGTTCTGATTTGTCCCATAGCGTGTTTACTCCTTCCACCCAGCTTAACGGTGCCAACTTTACCGGTTCCAACTTGACCGCCATTTGGGAGTGTTCTCTTATTCTTCATCCCCGAAATTCTTACCAACCTTCCACATGTCAGAATGGTTTTGTAAAGCCCCTTGATCTTCGCAGCGTGAACTTCCGCAATGCTGATTTCAGCAGTGTCCGGCTCTATGGTAGTGATTTCAGAAACAGCAATCTTTCAGGCTCAAATCTGGATACTTTTGAAGAGAAGGACAAGGATCCAAATATTACGTATGAGGGCAAATTGGAGGGCGAGAGGCATGGGTACAAATTATCGGGCGCGATCATGCCTGACGGTACGGTTCATCCATAGGCTGGTTAATCGCTGAGGTTCGGCCCCACTTATTGCGTAGGGAGAAAAAACATGAATAATTTCCTGTCAAAAGCCACTTTAGCAATTGTTGTTGCCATGAGCTTTCTCCTGGGCAGCGCGCTGGCATACGCCGAGCCGTTTGCTCCAGGGGTTGAGGTTCCGGACGCCCGCTACAAGGAGTTCTTTCCAGACACCTCCAGGGAAATGGCGGAGATGACGGAACAGTGGCCGATTGTGATCAAGGAGAATATCCCGGACGCATCCGAGTTAGCTGCACCAGCATACCCGGGGGCGGTGGTCGTTAAACTGCTTGGACGTGCGCGGGTTGGGCGTTCTGAGTACATCGGTCTTGCCAGCGTTCAGTTGGTAAGCGAGGACACTTTCGAGAAAGTACACGATTTCTATTCAAAGAATCTTACAGGCTGGAATAAGAAGACTTATTCAAACGAGGATACTCACTGGGCCAAGGCCGGTGAAGTCGAAGTTAATTCCGGGGCTATGAAGGAGCCCCATGTGTGGGTTGCCAGCTTTTCGCAACTGGGCGGTGGTGGTGAGTGGTTCAGGAAGCTTGTGCCTGAAAGCCGAACACTTATCGAAGTGTACTACATGCCCGAAAAATAGATCACGGAGGAGATATGGTAAAAGAAATGAGGTCTTTCACATCTCAATCTGTAATTGCCGTTTTTGTTTTCGCGGCCATTCTGTTGAACAGCACATGGGCTTCCGCCGGCAGCCTGCCCACCTGGGGCGGAGCAACTACTACCAACAAGTTGCGTGTCCAGCAGCCCAGACAGCCTATCGCCTCGCAGCCAGCCGTCAACACCGCGCAGACAGTGCAGCTAACACAGCCAGGTATACGAACACGAACGACCCCCAGGACCACATCGAGTTCCACTGTTTTAACTCCCATGCAACAGCGTGTATCCCAGCCTACGATCGAGCAGGTAGACAGGCAGGCAGACGGGCAGGTAGACAGGCAAGCAGAAACACCCATGAGTATCGCGCAGGATGAGTGTGTTCTTTACCTAGAATACACGAACCCTGCCTATTCTGAATTGGGGATGCAGACCGCCGGCTTTGGGACAGTGATTTTGCCATCCGAAGACGAGTTGGCTGCTGCTATGGCTAACGGTGGTCCATACATATCAAATTATATTGTCTTGGAAAAAGGCGATTACAAGGCCATGTACCTGCCGGAGCTTATATTACTGCAGAATCTCAATAAAAATAATTCCGTGGAATTTCTCGTACGGCTTCCGGGGATCAATATGACGGGTGCCGGCCTAGACGACTGGACGAAGGGTAAAAAGCGTAGCTCCACGTTAAGACCCGGCGAAAGTGCTCAATTCGATGAAGGTAGCGGGACGACATTGATCAAGGTACGTTGCCCATAAAAAATGCATTTGTCATAAAGTCTTGAGCTCCGGCCCCACTCCTACAAAAGGAGAATTAATGTCAGATGTAATTGACTACAAAATCCACGGGAACGACATGCAGATCGTGGAGGTCGAGCTGGATCCCGGTGAGGGAGTGCGGGGCGAGGGTGTAGGTCCTCTTGCACCGGTTCTGGCCAACACCAGCGATGGGGGGCAAGCGACGGCTTCCGGGTTTAAGCGCTCGGCTTCGCCGTGAACCAGCTGCGCTTCGCATTTAACCCGGAGCCCGCCGCCAAAAACAAAAAGCCACGAATGGACTTTTTGCGACTCTGTCAAAAAAGGAGGGATGATACATGAAAACACTAATTAAAAGAGGACTGACTTCAATCCCGGTTATCGTTTTGGGGGTCGTTTTGCTTGCTGTAACAGCTTTGAGCGCTACCCGGGCTGCTGCCGAAGTTGTTTATCAAGACAACCGTGAGACTGTCTCGGTAACCTTGCTGCCATACAGTCAGGAATTTTCCTACTGCGAAGATGGATCGTTTTCGCCTCACGACTTCGTTGTCTGGGCTCAAGTGAGCCGGACAAAATCGGGAATTTGCACCAGGAAGATCCATTTTATTCGATCGACAGGAGCCAGCAGCTTGATGGGACTTCCCAACCCCGCCTGCAGATTTGACAACCTAAAAGTGCTCTCTATTCCTTTTTCTGAGGGGAATCTTTACAGCGTGTGTAAGGACAAGGGCCCGGTAGACATAACAATTGAACGACCGCTCAAGATAAGCCTGTACGACAAGAAAGACCGTCTGGTCCGGGAGGTG
This sequence is a window from bacterium BMS3Abin14. Protein-coding genes within it:
- the pipB2_1 gene encoding secreted effector protein pipB2, with the protein product MKVSMSKTVFAVLAAAAVLLGSQWASAANLPTWGGQTTTNQPQPIQRSQPTIVSQPAANVALSVQIPQPGTWTAPGTTSGTSSGATVITPTQRPRSFQPKARSMVTPRTGFSNRGINFQPKALGQVEERRASGFGPQLPAIAPVTTCSGYRQTPDVDRLTAPPRYLPYQLATFTPRSAPGADLHCTDLRGAFLYRVDFKGANLRGANLSGVDLLGADFTGAFLEDADMTGADAVAANFTNARLNRTNLSNTIIEKANGADFRGAIINNLGLAGSLKNAHFDGLDFRKLRTFSSGLGADFSGGTFAGTNFSGISIHLSDFSNAYLVRDSFENASISAAKFVGADLSLADFSNALLREIDFSNATLTGAKFIATESGYMGPSGRLADRGNSLVEPRLDFTNAMAVDTDFSRAYLYKEVFKGTNMLRAIFDGAMLRNSVFSKNNLTEASFVGSDLRESFFNGVNAEKARLDSSKLAGSFISGSNFKQASMSNVEMNYSKIHDASFYQANLEQSGLINSEFKSVDLRMANFQGSDLSHSVFTPSTQLNGANFTGSNLTAIWECSLILHPRNSYQPSTCQNGFVKPLDLRSVNFRNADFSSVRLYGSDFRNSNLSGSNLDTFEEKDKDPNITYEGKLEGERHGYKLSGAIMPDGTVHP